From the genome of Erythrobacter litoralis, one region includes:
- a CDS encoding tetratricopeptide repeat protein encodes MSLFLALLLQVGPDPTAGAIAGEPDELVNRPPRAAETIEAPLDPVSQWLKSCLEQVVDDPARAHAKAQIRRNETFGEQRVIANHCLGVAATELGLWDDARAAFLAARDETPQGEARTRARFGAMAGNAALAAGDPASALTLLAAAEDDARTAASASLEAIAALDRGRALVALDRPEDALAALRDATRLAPTSGEAWLLEATLLRRLERLDEAQAAIERAVELVPMDGAVGLEAGVIAVLAGREEAARESWESVIATQPESLAAKTAKAYLAQLPPAVDNAPREEPQQ; translated from the coding sequence ATGTCCCTCTTCCTAGCGCTTCTCCTGCAGGTCGGCCCCGACCCCACCGCCGGCGCGATTGCGGGCGAGCCAGACGAACTCGTCAACCGTCCCCCCCGTGCCGCCGAAACCATCGAGGCCCCGCTCGATCCGGTCAGTCAATGGCTGAAAAGCTGCCTCGAACAGGTAGTCGACGACCCGGCGCGCGCCCATGCGAAGGCGCAGATCCGCCGGAACGAGACCTTCGGCGAGCAGCGCGTGATCGCCAATCACTGCCTTGGCGTGGCGGCGACCGAGCTTGGCCTGTGGGACGATGCGCGCGCCGCCTTCCTCGCCGCGCGCGACGAGACGCCGCAAGGCGAGGCGCGCACGCGTGCGCGGTTCGGGGCGATGGCAGGCAATGCCGCGCTGGCGGCGGGCGACCCGGCGAGCGCGCTCACCCTGCTCGCCGCCGCCGAGGACGATGCGCGCACCGCCGCCTCCGCCAGTCTCGAGGCGATCGCCGCGCTCGACCGGGGGCGCGCGCTGGTGGCGCTCGATCGGCCCGAGGACGCCCTCGCAGCGCTGCGCGATGCGACCCGGCTCGCACCGACAAGCGGCGAAGCGTGGCTGCTCGAAGCGACCCTGCTGCGGCGCCTGGAACGGCTGGACGAGGCGCAGGCCGCGATCGAGCGCGCGGTGGAACTTGTCCCCATGGACGGCGCGGTCGGGCTCGAGGCGGGCGTGATCGCGGTGCTTGCGGGGCGCGAAGAGGCCGCGCGCGAAAGCTGGGAATCGGTCATCGCCACCCAGCCCGAAAGCCTCGCGGCGAAGACGGCAAAGGCTTACCTTGCACAGCTCCCTCCCGCAGTGGACAATGCGCCGCGAGAGGAGCCGCAACAATGA
- the queG gene encoding tRNA epoxyqueuosine(34) reductase QueG, producing the protein MVNAPVSTSGDAPLEERIAERAHELGFAACGFASAEEDPVRARRLEEWLGEGHHATMEWMETRFHHRRSPQGLWPQAKSVIALGMSYAPANDPFALEHVRDHARISVYAQGKDYHDVVKKRLKALARWLVAEEEGAEVKVFVDTAPVMEKPLGEAAGIGWQGKHTNLVSREHGSWLFLGAIYTTLDLAPADPHRDQCGSCRACLDVCPTDAFPAPYRLDARRCISYLTIEHKGPVPEDLREGLGNRIYGCDDCLAVCPWNKFASQARAMKEFLPRPELVAPRLAELLGLDDAGFRALFSGSPIKRIGRDRFVRNCLYAAGNSGEAALSGPCKALQDDPDPVVAEAARWALGKLRQAP; encoded by the coding sequence ATGGTTAACGCGCCGGTAAGCACGTCCGGGGACGCACCGCTGGAAGAGCGAATAGCGGAGCGCGCGCACGAGCTGGGCTTTGCCGCCTGCGGCTTCGCCAGCGCCGAAGAGGACCCGGTGCGCGCCCGGCGGCTCGAGGAATGGCTGGGCGAGGGCCATCACGCGACGATGGAATGGATGGAGACGCGGTTTCACCACCGCCGCTCGCCGCAGGGGCTGTGGCCGCAGGCGAAGAGCGTCATCGCCCTGGGCATGAGCTATGCGCCTGCCAACGATCCCTTCGCGCTCGAACATGTGCGCGATCATGCGCGCATTTCGGTCTATGCACAGGGCAAGGACTATCACGATGTCGTGAAAAAGCGCCTGAAAGCGCTCGCCCGCTGGCTGGTGGCGGAGGAGGAGGGCGCCGAGGTCAAGGTCTTCGTCGACACCGCGCCCGTCATGGAAAAGCCGCTGGGCGAAGCGGCGGGGATCGGCTGGCAGGGCAAGCACACCAATCTCGTCAGTCGCGAACACGGCAGCTGGCTGTTCCTGGGCGCGATCTATACCACCCTCGATCTCGCCCCGGCCGATCCGCACCGCGACCAGTGCGGTTCCTGCCGCGCCTGTCTCGACGTGTGTCCGACCGATGCCTTCCCCGCGCCCTATCGCCTGGATGCACGCCGCTGCATTTCCTACCTCACCATCGAGCACAAGGGCCCGGTGCCCGAAGACCTGCGCGAAGGGCTGGGCAACCGCATCTATGGCTGCGACGATTGCCTTGCCGTGTGTCCGTGGAACAAGTTCGCGTCGCAAGCCCGTGCGATGAAGGAATTCCTCCCCCGCCCCGAACTGGTTGCCCCGCGCCTTGCCGAATTGCTGGGTCTGGACGATGCGGGATTCAGGGCGCTGTTCTCGGGTTCTCCGATCAAGCGGATCGGGCGGGACCGGTTCGTGAGGAATTGCCTCTATGCCGCCGGGAACAGCGGCGAGGCCGCGTTGTCGGGGCCGTGCAAGGCGTTGCAGGACGATCCCGACCCGGTCGTCGCCGAAGCCGCCCGCTGGGCGCTGGGAAAGCTCAGGCAAGCTCCTTGA
- a CDS encoding NAD-glutamate dehydrogenase codes for MVSNPAGNAATGDLAEVLAERMSAAILPGDIPLEDEALADAAVFLLEAASHRESERAAITIESATDGRRRLRIAIVNDDMPFLVDSIAATLTAQGVSIDRLVHPVIPVQRDADGTLTGLGTAETGRKESFVYIETPRVDARHRRDLLAELRRTLGDVRAAVSDWGAMQQAMRADADRIAASESGSGPEYEEAAALLRWLNDGMVTQLGHLTRRRDGTEEDALGICRASAREILAEMSYERAFAWFDASAEGGDEGEGGKGEPRSLLVIKANRLSNVHRRVPLDLFIVPHRENEGTERGRTTALSIHAGVWTSAALASPPQDVPILRAALARVTQELGFDRAGHAGKSLVHAFTTLPHDLLVAFGHDEIARLTTAMMSLMDRPRPRLVLVPSPLARHVFAFVWLPRDTISTDVRMRIQALLTQEPGTALLDWSLEIEGSDLALLQFLLDTRASRSAPDAAAIEANLEDLLRGWGEAVETHLAEGEEPGRATAIAARYAPAFPPGYRGDYGPAEAARDIARLRALAAADREDAAPPRDVRLYRLETDLPGSLRLKIYYTRGLLALSDAVPALENFGFRVVTEIPTLLAGGALGTIHDFTLDLPPGTEAESLLARCEAIETAIAEVLNGGAEDDPFNRLVMGTALAAREANWLRAIYRYLRQTGMGFTIYTVVDALERAPDVTRAMIDLFLARHDPAFEAEREEACKAAERAYTAGLARVAAINDDRLLRLYRAVVDACLRTNAFAPAAEEALAFKIDSALIPNLPKPLPWREVFVYSRQVEGIHLRSGPVARGGLRWSDRRDDFRTEILGLMKAQKVKNAVIVPTGAKGGFYPKQLPSPALDREGWAAEGQASYEVFIRTLLSVTDNIEEGKVVHPAHVVVTDGDDPYFVVAADKGTARFSDVANGIAQAREFWLDDAFASGGSNGYDHKAMGITARGGWVSVQRHFLEMGIDVQSESVRVAGCGDMSGDVFGNGMLLSKAIKLVAAFDHRHIFLDPDPDPAASWAERKRLFDLPRSSWEDYDKSLISGGGGVFSRDLKRIELSGEVRAMLGLEDSEIEPDALISAILRAEVDLIWFGGIGTYIKAERENHIAVGDPANDALRIDAEDVRARVIGEGANLGVTQAGRIEFALGGGRINTDFIDNSAGVDCSDNEVNIKIALAAAMKSGRLTREERNGLLVEMTEEVAEIVLEDNRLQALALSVAEAAGPDQSASYVRLIERLEEMGDFDRRTQGLADGETLVRRSSEGQGLTRPELAVLLSSTKLALQDAIEASDLPDDPALEAVLLGMFPGPMQERFGEEIRSHRLRRELIATEIANRMVNRLGLLVAFELAEEEGASLASIAKAFVALDMLFDCSALWDALDTADVSEATRLMLFDRTAHALRAQMADLLRAGAARQAASALADELAPGIAELAKATGAVLVGESRQRSDRMQAELEAAGTPSDLAARVVHLFEMDGAVGLARLSRRTEVPVLELTEAFTALGMRLGLDWAQGTAALMEPSDVWERLLVAGLARDFQQMRLDFLRRLVRRKGGEIAPAVDSWAEENAAAIRRFRSVVERAQAHPPVGPAVLAQIASQARNLLGP; via the coding sequence ATGGTCTCGAATCCCGCCGGGAACGCCGCCACGGGCGACCTTGCCGAGGTGCTAGCCGAGCGCATGAGCGCCGCGATCCTGCCGGGCGACATCCCGCTCGAGGACGAAGCGCTTGCCGATGCTGCCGTCTTCCTGCTCGAAGCCGCTTCCCACCGCGAAAGCGAACGCGCCGCGATCACGATCGAATCCGCCACCGACGGCCGCCGCCGCCTGCGCATCGCGATCGTCAACGACGACATGCCCTTCCTCGTCGATTCGATCGCCGCCACTCTCACCGCGCAGGGCGTGAGCATCGACCGGCTGGTCCACCCGGTGATCCCCGTGCAGCGCGATGCCGACGGCACTCTGACCGGGCTCGGCACTGCGGAAACGGGGCGCAAGGAAAGCTTCGTCTACATCGAGACGCCGCGCGTCGATGCGCGCCATCGCCGCGACCTGCTCGCCGAATTGCGCCGCACGCTGGGCGATGTGCGCGCGGCGGTGAGCGATTGGGGCGCGATGCAGCAGGCGATGCGCGCCGATGCCGATCGGATCGCGGCGAGCGAAAGCGGCTCCGGCCCCGAATACGAGGAAGCCGCCGCGCTGCTCCGCTGGCTCAATGACGGCATGGTGACCCAGCTCGGCCATCTCACCCGGCGGCGCGACGGGACCGAGGAGGACGCGCTTGGCATCTGCCGCGCGAGCGCGCGCGAGATCCTTGCCGAAATGTCCTACGAACGCGCCTTTGCGTGGTTCGACGCCAGCGCCGAAGGGGGCGATGAAGGGGAGGGCGGCAAAGGCGAGCCGCGCTCGCTGCTGGTGATCAAGGCGAACCGGCTGTCCAATGTCCATCGCCGCGTCCCGCTCGACCTGTTCATCGTGCCCCACCGGGAAAACGAGGGGACCGAGCGCGGGCGGACGACCGCGCTGTCGATCCATGCCGGCGTGTGGACCAGCGCCGCGCTCGCTTCGCCGCCGCAGGACGTTCCAATCCTGCGGGCCGCGCTCGCACGGGTGACGCAGGAACTCGGCTTCGACCGGGCGGGCCATGCGGGCAAGAGCCTCGTCCACGCCTTCACCACCCTGCCGCACGACCTGCTGGTGGCCTTCGGTCACGACGAGATCGCCCGGCTGACCACCGCGATGATGAGCCTGATGGACCGCCCGCGCCCGCGGCTGGTGCTGGTTCCCTCGCCGCTCGCCCGGCATGTCTTCGCCTTCGTCTGGCTGCCGCGCGACACGATCTCGACCGATGTGCGCATGCGCATCCAGGCGCTGCTGACGCAGGAGCCGGGGACCGCGCTGCTCGACTGGAGCCTCGAGATCGAGGGCAGCGACCTTGCCCTGCTGCAATTCCTGCTCGACACAAGGGCGAGCCGCAGCGCGCCCGATGCCGCCGCGATCGAGGCCAATCTCGAAGACCTGCTGCGCGGCTGGGGCGAGGCGGTCGAGACGCATCTCGCCGAGGGCGAAGAACCGGGCCGCGCGACTGCGATCGCGGCGCGCTATGCCCCCGCCTTTCCGCCCGGCTATCGCGGCGATTACGGCCCCGCCGAAGCCGCGCGCGACATCGCCCGGCTGCGCGCGCTCGCCGCCGCCGACCGCGAGGACGCGGCCCCGCCCCGCGACGTGCGGCTTTACCGGCTCGAAACCGACCTGCCGGGGAGCCTCAGGCTCAAGATCTATTACACGCGCGGCCTGCTGGCGCTGTCGGATGCGGTTCCCGCGCTCGAGAATTTCGGCTTTCGCGTGGTGACCGAGATTCCGACCCTGCTCGCTGGCGGCGCGCTCGGCACGATCCACGATTTCACGCTCGACCTGCCGCCCGGAACCGAGGCCGAGAGCCTGCTCGCGCGGTGCGAGGCGATCGAGACGGCGATCGCCGAGGTGCTCAATGGCGGGGCCGAGGACGATCCCTTCAACCGGCTGGTGATGGGCACCGCGCTCGCCGCGCGCGAGGCGAACTGGCTGCGCGCGATCTATCGCTACCTGCGCCAGACGGGGATGGGCTTTACCATCTACACCGTGGTCGACGCGCTGGAACGTGCGCCCGACGTGACCCGGGCGATGATCGACCTCTTCCTCGCCCGTCACGACCCGGCTTTCGAGGCGGAGCGCGAAGAGGCCTGCAAGGCCGCCGAGCGCGCCTATACCGCCGGCCTCGCGAGGGTCGCGGCGATCAATGACGACCGGCTGCTGCGCCTGTATCGCGCGGTGGTCGATGCGTGCCTGCGCACCAATGCGTTTGCCCCGGCGGCCGAGGAAGCGCTGGCCTTCAAGATCGATTCGGCACTGATCCCCAACCTGCCCAAGCCGCTGCCGTGGCGCGAGGTGTTCGTCTATTCGCGCCAGGTCGAGGGCATCCACCTGCGCTCCGGCCCGGTCGCGCGCGGGGGGCTGAGGTGGTCCGACCGGCGCGACGACTTCCGCACCGAGATCCTCGGCCTGATGAAGGCGCAGAAGGTCAAGAACGCGGTGATCGTTCCCACCGGGGCCAAGGGCGGGTTCTATCCCAAGCAATTGCCTTCCCCCGCGCTCGACCGCGAAGGCTGGGCGGCCGAGGGGCAGGCGAGCTACGAGGTCTTCATCCGCACCCTGCTGTCGGTCACCGACAATATCGAAGAGGGCAAGGTCGTCCATCCGGCGCATGTCGTCGTGACCGACGGGGACGATCCCTATTTCGTCGTCGCAGCGGACAAGGGTACGGCGCGCTTTTCCGACGTGGCGAACGGGATCGCACAGGCGCGCGAATTCTGGCTCGACGATGCCTTCGCATCGGGCGGGTCGAACGGCTACGACCACAAGGCGATGGGCATCACCGCGCGCGGCGGCTGGGTTTCGGTCCAGCGGCACTTCCTCGAAATGGGGATCGACGTGCAGTCCGAAAGCGTGCGCGTCGCGGGCTGCGGCGACATGTCGGGCGACGTGTTCGGCAACGGCATGCTGCTGTCGAAGGCGATCAAGCTCGTCGCGGCTTTCGACCACCGCCACATCTTCCTCGATCCCGACCCCGACCCGGCGGCAAGCTGGGCCGAGCGCAAGCGCCTGTTCGACCTGCCGCGTTCGAGCTGGGAGGATTATGACAAGTCGCTGATTTCCGGGGGCGGCGGGGTGTTCTCGCGCGATCTCAAGCGGATCGAACTGTCGGGCGAGGTTCGCGCCATGCTGGGCCTGGAGGATAGCGAGATCGAACCCGATGCGCTCATCTCCGCGATCCTGCGCGCCGAAGTGGACCTCATCTGGTTCGGCGGGATCGGCACCTACATCAAGGCCGAACGCGAAAACCACATCGCTGTGGGCGATCCTGCCAACGACGCGCTGCGCATCGATGCAGAGGACGTGCGCGCCAGGGTCATCGGCGAAGGCGCCAATCTCGGCGTCACGCAGGCGGGCCGGATCGAATTCGCGCTGGGCGGAGGCCGGATCAACACCGATTTCATCGACAATTCGGCCGGGGTCGATTGTTCGGACAACGAGGTCAACATCAAGATCGCGCTTGCCGCGGCGATGAAATCGGGCCGCCTGACGCGCGAGGAGCGCAACGGCCTGCTGGTCGAGATGACCGAGGAGGTCGCCGAAATCGTGCTCGAGGACAACCGGCTCCAGGCGCTCGCCCTGTCCGTCGCCGAGGCGGCCGGGCCGGACCAGAGCGCATCCTATGTCCGCCTGATCGAGCGGTTGGAGGAGATGGGCGATTTCGACCGCCGCACGCAGGGCCTTGCCGATGGCGAGACGCTGGTGCGCCGCTCCAGCGAGGGCCAGGGCCTCACCCGCCCCGAACTCGCGGTGCTGCTGTCCTCCACCAAGCTCGCCCTGCAGGACGCGATCGAGGCGAGCGACCTGCCCGACGATCCCGCGCTGGAGGCGGTTCTGCTCGGCATGTTCCCGGGGCCGATGCAGGAGCGTTTCGGCGAGGAGATCCGATCGCACCGCCTGCGCCGCGAACTGATCGCGACCGAAATCGCCAACCGCATGGTCAACCGGCTCGGCCTGCTGGTCGCCTTCGAACTCGCCGAGGAAGAGGGCGCGAGCCTTGCCTCGATCGCCAAGGCCTTTGTCGCGCTCGACATGCTGTTCGATTGCAGCGCGCTGTGGGACGCGCTCGACACCGCGGATGTGAGCGAAGCGACGCGGTTGATGCTGTTCGACCGCACCGCCCATGCGCTGCGCGCGCAGATGGCCGACCTGCTGCGGGCGGGCGCTGCGCGGCAGGCGGCGAGCGCGCTGGCGGACGAACTCGCGCCCGGAATCGCCGAACTTGCGAAGGCGACGGGCGCGGTGCTCGTGGGCGAATCGCGCCAGCGCTCGGACCGGATGCAGGCCGAGCTCGAAGCGGCCGGTACGCCCTCCGATCTTGCTGCGCGGGTGGTCCACCTGTTCGAGATGGACGGCGCGGTCGGCCTTGCACGGCTGTCGCGCAGGACCGAAGTGCCCGTGCTCGAACTGACCGAGGCCTTCACCGCGCTCGGCATGCGCCTCGGGCTCGACTGGGCGCAGGGCACGGCGGCGCTGATGGAGCCTTCGGACGTGTGGGAGCGCCTGCTCGTCGCCGGGCTGGCGCGCGATTTCCAGCAGATGCGGCTCGATTTCCTGCGCCGTCTGGTGCGCCGCAAGGGCGGGGAGATCGCTCCGGCGGTGGACAGCTGGGCCGAGGAGAACGCCGCCGCGATCCGCCGTTTCCGCTCCGTGGTCGAACGCGCGCAGGCGCACCCGCCGGTCGGCCCCGCCGTCCTCGCCCAAATCGCGAGCCAGGCCCGCAACCTGCTCGGCCCGTAA
- a CDS encoding NAD(P)/FAD-dependent oxidoreductase — MDGEDKTPKNADVVIVGTGHGGAQVAIALRQQGHEGTILMIGRDTSPPYERPPLSKEYLAGEKHFERIMIRPEKFWADKGIDLVLGRGVTAIDPVRHVVTLSDGSKIGYRKLIWSGGGDPRRLSCPGAGLKGVFYIRDKRDADAMMEALADGPRKAVVIGGGYIGLEAAAVLRKLGCEVTLIEMQKRLLARVAGEDLSRFYAEEHRRQGVDVRLETGVNEILGEEAGRVTGVQLTSGEVVECDMVVVGIGIVPAVAPLISAGAAGSNGVDVDFCCRTTLDDIYAIGDCAAHANPFAGSAVIRLESVQNAHDMANTVARAIMGEKEPYGALPWFWSNQYDLKLQTAGLSLGYDETVLRGDPDSRKFTVVYLKEGKPIAFDCVNTMKDYVQGRKLLERGVERVDRDLLADPAVPLKELA; from the coding sequence ATGGATGGAGAGGACAAGACGCCGAAGAATGCCGACGTGGTGATCGTCGGGACCGGCCATGGCGGCGCGCAGGTCGCGATCGCATTGCGCCAGCAGGGCCATGAGGGCACGATCCTGATGATCGGGCGCGACACCTCGCCGCCCTATGAACGCCCGCCTCTGTCGAAGGAATATCTCGCCGGCGAAAAGCATTTCGAGCGGATCATGATCCGGCCGGAGAAGTTCTGGGCCGACAAGGGGATCGATCTCGTGCTGGGCCGGGGCGTCACCGCGATCGATCCGGTCCGGCACGTGGTCACGCTCTCGGACGGCAGCAAGATCGGCTATCGCAAGCTGATCTGGTCGGGCGGGGGCGATCCGCGCCGTCTGTCCTGCCCCGGCGCAGGGCTCAAGGGCGTGTTCTACATCCGCGACAAGCGCGATGCTGACGCAATGATGGAAGCGCTGGCGGACGGTCCAAGGAAAGCGGTCGTCATCGGCGGCGGCTATATCGGGCTCGAGGCGGCGGCCGTGCTGCGCAAGCTCGGCTGCGAGGTTACGCTGATCGAGATGCAGAAACGCTTGCTCGCACGGGTCGCAGGAGAGGACCTGTCGCGCTTCTATGCCGAGGAACACCGCAGGCAGGGCGTCGACGTCCGGCTGGAGACCGGGGTCAACGAGATCCTCGGCGAGGAAGCGGGCCGTGTCACCGGGGTGCAGCTGACCTCGGGCGAGGTGGTGGAGTGCGACATGGTGGTCGTCGGCATCGGCATCGTCCCCGCCGTCGCCCCGCTGATATCTGCCGGGGCGGCCGGTTCGAACGGGGTGGACGTCGATTTCTGCTGCCGCACCACATTGGACGACATCTACGCGATCGGCGACTGCGCCGCCCATGCCAATCCTTTCGCCGGCAGCGCGGTGATCCGGCTGGAATCGGTCCAGAACGCGCATGACATGGCGAACACCGTCGCCCGCGCGATCATGGGCGAGAAGGAACCGTATGGCGCGCTGCCGTGGTTCTGGTCGAACCAGTATGACCTGAAACTCCAGACCGCAGGGCTCAGCCTCGGCTATGACGAGACGGTGCTGCGCGGCGATCCCGACAGCCGCAAGTTCACCGTGGTCTATCTCAAGGAAGGTAAGCCGATCGCCTTTGACTGCGTGAACACGATGAAGGATTACGTGCAGGGCAGGAAGCTGCTCGAGAGGGGCGTCGAGCGGGTCGATCGCGACCTGCTGGCCGATCCCGCAGTTCCGCTCAAGGAGCTTGCCTGA
- a CDS encoding LLM class flavin-dependent oxidoreductase has translation MTRFSVLDLVPVREGGTLAEAFAAAADLARAAETAGCKRFWVAEHHAMDGIAGGATSVVLAHIGNATSTIRIGSGGIMLPNHTPFQIAEQFGTLDALFPGRVDLGLGRAPGAGPELQRALRKNLHQAAEQFPQDVLELRALLTGDVELPITATPGLGAKVEMWMLGSSLFGASLAARLGLPYAFAAHFAPDHLDAALALYRRDFQPSEALDKPHVMVAMNVFCAPSEREARTLASSQQQSFVRLRTGNPGKLPPPIEDYTDTLPAPARAMLDHIGQAAAVGTAREVREAIHAFIRRTGADEIMLCGATYDPQDRIRSLESTMEALEAVPAA, from the coding sequence ATGACCCGATTTTCCGTCCTCGATCTCGTCCCCGTGCGCGAAGGGGGCACGCTTGCCGAAGCCTTCGCCGCCGCCGCCGACCTCGCCCGCGCCGCCGAGACCGCCGGGTGCAAGCGTTTCTGGGTGGCCGAACACCACGCGATGGACGGGATAGCCGGCGGGGCGACCTCGGTCGTGCTCGCCCATATCGGCAATGCGACCAGCACCATCCGCATCGGTTCGGGCGGGATCATGCTGCCCAACCACACGCCGTTCCAGATCGCCGAGCAGTTCGGCACGCTCGATGCGCTCTTCCCCGGCCGGGTCGATCTCGGCCTCGGCCGTGCGCCCGGGGCGGGGCCGGAACTGCAGCGCGCGCTGCGCAAGAACCTCCACCAGGCCGCCGAGCAATTCCCGCAGGACGTGCTCGAACTGCGCGCGCTGCTCACGGGCGATGTCGAATTGCCGATCACAGCGACGCCCGGCCTCGGCGCCAAGGTCGAGATGTGGATGCTCGGCTCCTCGCTGTTCGGCGCGAGCCTCGCCGCCCGGCTCGGCCTGCCCTATGCCTTTGCCGCGCATTTCGCGCCCGACCATCTCGACGCCGCGCTCGCGCTTTATCGCCGCGATTTCCAGCCTTCCGAGGCGCTCGACAAGCCGCATGTCATGGTCGCGATGAACGTCTTCTGCGCGCCGAGCGAGCGCGAGGCGCGCACCCTCGCATCAAGCCAGCAGCAAAGCTTCGTGCGGCTGCGCACGGGCAATCCGGGCAAGCTCCCGCCGCCGATCGAGGACTACACCGACACGCTGCCCGCCCCGGCGCGCGCGATGCTCGACCATATCGGGCAGGCTGCCGCCGTCGGCACTGCGCGCGAGGTACGCGAGGCGATCCACGCCTTCATCCGCCGCACCGGCGCGGACGAGATCATGCTGTGCGGCGCGACCTACGATCCGCAGGACCGCATAAGGTCGCTCGAAAGCACGATGGAGGCATTGGAGGCCGTCCCCGCCGCTTGA
- a CDS encoding ABC transporter ATP-binding protein has translation MDMAVGELGAAGKYASAGDNRPLAIEARGLIKSFDGTRAVDGVDISVPEGAIYGVLGPNGAGKTTTLRMLLGIIDPDEGVRRVFGHDRPHDIGRLIGYLPEERGLYPAMKAVEAIAFMGALRGLPLAEGRRRAAELLERHDLAHAAGRTIRQLSKGMAQTVQLLGTLVHRPRLVVLDEPFSGLDAINQGKLEVLIRNLADDGVTVIFSTHVIHHAERLCEGVAIIAGGRVPYAGSVEAARDRIPAQVRLETRAREGRWMQALPAETRRVGDFFHFPLPETGIEPLLRQLIEGEAGILSLSIERAGLHDAFVAIAGEAAARQLAADNEEAAR, from the coding sequence ATGGATATGGCGGTAGGCGAACTGGGCGCGGCGGGCAAATATGCATCCGCCGGCGATAATCGACCCCTCGCGATAGAAGCGCGCGGGCTGATCAAGAGCTTCGACGGCACGCGCGCGGTCGACGGGGTGGACATTTCCGTGCCCGAAGGCGCGATCTACGGCGTGCTCGGCCCCAATGGCGCGGGCAAGACGACGACCTTGAGGATGCTGCTCGGCATCATCGACCCCGACGAAGGGGTGCGCCGCGTGTTCGGGCACGACCGTCCGCACGATATCGGCCGGCTGATCGGCTATCTGCCTGAGGAACGCGGGCTCTACCCAGCGATGAAGGCGGTCGAGGCGATCGCCTTCATGGGCGCGCTGCGCGGCCTGCCGCTCGCCGAAGGGCGCAGGCGGGCGGCCGAACTGCTCGAACGCCACGACCTAGCCCATGCCGCCGGTCGCACGATCCGCCAGCTGTCGAAAGGCATGGCGCAGACGGTGCAATTGCTCGGCACGCTGGTGCATCGCCCGCGCCTCGTGGTGCTGGACGAGCCATTCTCGGGGCTCGACGCGATCAACCAGGGCAAGCTCGAAGTGCTGATCCGCAATCTCGCCGATGACGGGGTGACGGTGATCTTCTCGACCCATGTCATCCACCATGCCGAGAGGCTGTGCGAAGGCGTCGCGATCATTGCAGGTGGCCGCGTCCCCTATGCCGGCAGCGTCGAGGCCGCGCGCGACCGCATTCCGGCGCAGGTCAGGCTCGAAACCCGCGCCCGCGAAGGGCGCTGGATGCAGGCGCTCCCCGCCGAAACGCGCCGGGTGGGCGATTTCTTCCATTTCCCGCTCCCCGAAACGGGGATCGAGCCGCTGCTGCGCCAGCTGATCGAGGGCGAGGCGGGCATCCTCTCGCTGTCGATCGAGCGCGCGGGATTGCACGACGCCTTCGTCGCGATCGCGGGCGAGGCCGCCGCGCGGCAATTGGCCGCAGACAACGAGGAGGCCGCGCGATGA